TTCCCGACGTCGCCGAGACCGAGGGCAGCAGCTTCGAACTCGCCTACCGTGACCTCATCGCGGAGGTGCGCGCGTCATGACCGTCCTGCGCAGACTCGGGTCCCCCACATCCCTCCTCCTCGGCGTCGCCGGGCTCCTCGCCGTGGCGGGCATCTCCTTCGCCCAGTCCACCGGCGAGATGGGGATGACCTACCAACGGTGGGCGGACACCCTGGAGTCGATGACCTCCGCCGTCGCGTACTGCGGCCCGGTCGCCGCCGCCGTCCCGGCGCTGACGACCGCACGCCTGTGCCGGCCCGGGGCCGCCACCGGGACGGGCCTCGGCAGCCGCGACCGGGGCCGCGCGGCCGTCACCGTCACGGCCGTGTGGGCCGGTTTCTCCTGTCTCGCGTACCTTGCGGGCCAGGTGCCGCTCATCGTCGTCACGTCGGGCTCGGCCACCGGCAGCCCCGCCCCCTACCTCCCGTCCGTCCTCGTCGCCCTCGTCTACCTGCTCGCCCTCAGCGTCATCGGGGCGGCCGTCGGGGCCGCGACCCGCTCCCTCCCCGTCATCGTCGCCCCCCTCCTCGCCGGTGGCCTGGCCTTCCTCGTCAACATCCCGGCCTCGAACGGAGTCCGGCCCGCCTGGCTCCTCTCCCCGGTGCGGTCCCCCGGGAGGTTCGTGACGACCCAGCCGACGCCCGGGTACTTCATCCTCCTCGTCGTCGCCGCCGGTGTCCTCCTCGCGGCGGCGTGGTTCGCGGTCCACCGCCTGCTCGCGGTGCCGGTGCGGTCGACCGCACCGGTCGCCGGCGCAGCGGTCGCCGCCGTCGCCCTGCTCGCGGGCGGCGGCGCGGCCGTGGCCGAACCGCTCACGGCGGCGGCCCCGACGCCGGTGTGCCGGGACATCGCCGGGCTGCCGGTATGCCTCGCCCCCGCGAACGAGCCGTTGCGGGAGCTCATCGCCCCCGGGGTGGCCTCCGTCCTCGCCCGCTACGGCCCCGGCGAGCGACCGGTCCGCGAACTCCGGGACCAGGATGCGGCCACCCCGACGGACACGAAGGACGTGCTCCTCATCGGCGTGAGCCGCGAGAACGACAGCACCGTCCCCGCCCTCCTCGCCGACAGCCTGGCCGGGACGTTCGCCTGCGGGGAGACCTCCCCGCCGGCGGCGGTCGCGACGAGCCTCGCCCTCGGGGCCTGGCTCCGCGAGGACGTCCCCGGGGACGGACAGATCGTGACCGACGACGGCACCTCCCAGCTGTCCCCCGGCTTCGGCGGGCCCGCCCCGGCGGAGATCCCGGCGGAGCCGAACGTCGCCGGGTCGTTGGAGGTCCCCTCGCTCACCGACCTCTCGACCGTGCCCGTCGCCGAGGTCCAGCGCCTCCTCCGGGAGAACCGGGAGGCCGTCGCCACGTGCACGTTCACGCTGCCCGCGGCCGACGGGGCGGGCCGGTGAGGCCCCGCCTCCACCCGGCGGTCCGCGTCCGGCACGCCGGGTTCGCCGTGGTGGTGTTCGTCCTCGCCGCCGTCTCCGTCTGGTTCGGCGGGGCCGCCGGCATCGAGTCCCCCCTCGGACGGACCCAGGTCTTCGGCGGAATCCCCGCCGGTGAGATCATCGTCGTGCTCCACGCGGCCCTCACCGCGGTCCTCCTCCACCCCCGGCTCATGCCGTGGGAACTCCGGAGACGGCCGACCCGCTGGGCCGCCGCCGGGGCCGCAGCGTGGACGGTCGGGTCCACCGCCGCCCTCGCGGTCGTCGTGTGGTCCCGCCTCATCGCGACGTACTCGACGCCGGAGGGACAGCCCCAGGCGGAGGTCGTCATCAACAACGCCCTGTTCACCGCGGGGGTGGTCCTCATCGGCGTGGTTCTCCTCGGACCGCTGCGCGGGGCCGCGACCGGGATGGCGGTGTACGTCGCCGGGTACCTCGTCCTCATGACCCGCTCCACGGAGTTCTTCTGGCCCCTCGCCGCCATGACGAAGCCCGGCGCGTGGTGGGACCCGTGGACCGTCGCGGTGACCGCCGCGGTGGTCGTCGTCGCCCTGGTCCTCCACCAGCGCTACGCGGGGGCGACGAACCGGGCCGTCTCCCACGGCGAGTGACCCGGCGGCCCGGGCCGGATTTTGTTTCCGAAACGTCCCGTGCCGCAGGTGTGGAGCCGGTACGTTCTAGCCCAACGCGGCCGGCCCCGGCCGCATCCGTCACGACCCCACGGGAGGCCTCCGATGAGCACCGCACCCCCGGGCACCGCCCCGGCCCCGACCCCCGAGCAGTTCCGGCGGACCCGGGACAGTGCGGAGTTCATCGAGCTCCGCCGCCGGATCCGGTCCTTCACCTTCCCCGCGACCGTGGCCGGGGTGCTGTGGTTCATCGTCTACGTCACCCTCGCGATGTTCGCCCCCGGGTTCTACTCCACCCCGGTGCTGGGACGGATCAACGTCGCGATCGTCATGGGCGTCCTCCAGTTCGTGCTCACCTTCGCGGTGACGTGGATCTACGTGCGCTACGCGGACCGGGAGATCGAGCCGCGCACCCGCGCGATCCGCGAACGGCTGGAGGCCGAGGCCCGCGCCGCGGCGGAGTCCTGACCCCGGCTCCCCGCCCCCGTCCCACCCCGCACCACCCCAAGGAGTACCCATGTCCCCGCTCCCGGAGACCGTGACCCTCGCCCAGTCCTCGTCGGGCAACCCGGTCCTCAACATCACCGTGTTCATCGCCTTCATCGCGGTGACCCTCTTCGTCGTCTTCCGCGTCGGCCGCACGACCTCGAAGGCCGCGGACTTCTACACCGGCGGCGCCCGGTTCTCGGGCCGCCAGAACGGCCTGGCCATCGCCGGTGACTACCTCTCGGCCGCGTCCTTCCTCGGCATCGTCGGCGGGGTCGCGCTCACGGGGTACGACGGCTTCCTCTACGCCGTCGGCTTCTTCGTCGCGTGGCTGCTGGCCCTCCTGCTCGTCGCCGAACCGCTGCGCAACACGGGGCGGTTCACGATGGCCGACGTCCTGTCCTTCCGCCTCCGCCAGCGCCCGGTGCGCATCGCCGCCGCCCTGGCCACCCTGTTCGTGTCGCTGTTCTACCTCATCGCGCAGATGGCGGGCGCCGGGGCGCTGGTCTCGGTGCTGCTCGACATCCACGGCTCGGCGGCCCAGGCCGTGGTCATCGGCGTGGTGGGCGTGATGATGACCGCCTACGTCCTCATCGGGGGCATGAAGGGGACGACGTACGTGCAGATGATCAAGGCGATCCTGCTGTGCAGC
The sequence above is drawn from the Corynebacterium bovis DSM 20582 = CIP 54.80 genome and encodes:
- a CDS encoding DUF485 domain-containing protein, which codes for MSTAPPGTAPAPTPEQFRRTRDSAEFIELRRRIRSFTFPATVAGVLWFIVYVTLAMFAPGFYSTPVLGRINVAIVMGVLQFVLTFAVTWIYVRYADREIEPRTRAIRERLEAEARAAAES